The following coding sequences are from one Microbulbifer sp. TB1203 window:
- a CDS encoding RICIN domain-containing protein — MKTLITRSLLLFLMLTTFSSVADIANGRYAIVSRLSGLALDVASQSTNNGANIQQWSYHHGTNQQFDITDLGNGYYSIRPAHSAKSLDVWDLSTESGGEIRQYSYVGTNNQQWQINELGNGYVSIISRHSGKALDVWEHSTSNGGDIRQYTYYGTHNQQFELVQARDMYPETENLSLVWSEEFGYTGLPDTAYWGYEEGLVRNNEAQYYTVARPDNAWVENGVLTITAHREDYEGAAYTSASLKTSEKVDWTYGRFEMRAKIDVRDGMWPAFWMLGYGKWPENGEIDIMEYYQNKILANVAWKADNSDPWSAAWDSSSRSLSSLRDINPNWENEFHVWTMDWNANTIRLYVDGALMNETDLSNVANPDGSNPFVDSPKYMLVNLAIGGNNGGDPSNTEFPAKYEVDYIRVYQ, encoded by the coding sequence ATGAAAACCCTGATCACGCGCAGTCTTCTTTTGTTTTTGATGTTAACAACATTCTCTTCTGTGGCAGATATTGCCAATGGACGTTACGCCATCGTTTCCCGTCTTAGTGGTCTTGCGCTGGACGTGGCCAGCCAAAGCACCAATAACGGCGCAAATATCCAGCAATGGTCCTATCACCACGGTACCAACCAGCAGTTTGATATTACCGATTTGGGTAACGGCTACTACAGCATACGGCCGGCGCACAGCGCTAAATCTCTGGATGTCTGGGATCTTTCGACAGAAAGTGGTGGTGAAATTCGCCAATACTCTTACGTCGGAACAAACAATCAGCAGTGGCAAATCAATGAGCTCGGCAATGGATATGTGAGCATTATTTCCCGGCACAGTGGCAAGGCGCTGGATGTATGGGAACACAGCACCAGCAACGGCGGTGATATTCGCCAGTACACCTATTACGGTACCCACAATCAACAGTTCGAGCTAGTACAGGCGAGAGATATGTACCCGGAAACGGAGAACCTGTCCCTGGTCTGGTCGGAAGAATTTGGCTATACCGGACTGCCCGATACCGCCTATTGGGGCTACGAAGAGGGGCTGGTGCGCAATAACGAAGCCCAGTACTACACGGTCGCACGACCGGATAACGCCTGGGTGGAAAACGGCGTATTGACCATCACCGCTCACCGAGAGGATTACGAAGGCGCCGCCTACACGTCGGCCAGCCTCAAAACTTCCGAAAAAGTGGACTGGACTTACGGCCGATTTGAAATGCGCGCAAAAATCGACGTCCGGGACGGTATGTGGCCGGCGTTCTGGATGCTCGGTTACGGAAAATGGCCGGAAAATGGCGAGATCGATATTATGGAATACTACCAGAATAAAATTCTGGCCAATGTCGCCTGGAAGGCCGATAACTCGGATCCCTGGTCTGCCGCCTGGGATTCCTCTTCCCGGTCACTCTCCTCACTAAGAGATATCAATCCCAACTGGGAAAACGAGTTCCATGTATGGACGATGGACTGGAATGCAAACACAATCCGTCTTTATGTGGACGGTGCGCTAATGAATGAAACCGATTTAAGCAATGTGGCAAATCCCGATGGCAGCAACCCCTTTGTCGACAGCCCCAAGTATATGCTTGTCAATCTGGCGATAGGTGGCAATAACGGAGGGGACCCCAGCAACACCGAGTTCCCGGCAAAGTATGAGGTGGATTATATAAGGGTGTACCAGTAG
- a CDS encoding BNR repeat-containing protein, whose amino-acid sequence MKIPLIALSALLLAAGQVQATAGIPGPTEVGARQIPLTDKAYAGSSINVVAGSRQTLYTDDVHQYAGFYGADGRLLLAKRRRDEDSWQIHPTEFTTDLKDAHNTISLVVDGRGYLHLAWGHHNTPLNYSRSVEPGSLIMGEPSAMVGEAERSVTYPQFFRLADGNLLFLYRDGGSGNGRLVLNHYAAEQQKWSRRQSNLIDGESQRSAYWDMSIDKNGRLHLAWNWRETPDVASNHDLLYARSDDGGKSWQRSDGSDYKLPITQARAEVAAAIPQNRNLMNPPAVDANHRGQPVIASYWSPEKIARPRFNLVYRDERGWHTIPGPEAGEDFTLRGHGTKRPPISRAALLVESGKDKGAHLIYRDDSRGGRVLAASLDDLHRPKWHFRYLTEKNVGAWEPSIDPAQWQRMKQAQLLLQPVAQLDGDDSTGSDAKPSPLSLLIWGPVRENHQRRGAADDDTKATGP is encoded by the coding sequence ATGAAAATCCCACTTATCGCTCTGTCCGCTCTTCTACTGGCTGCAGGCCAGGTACAGGCAACTGCCGGAATCCCCGGCCCGACCGAAGTCGGCGCCCGGCAGATTCCGCTGACGGACAAAGCCTATGCCGGCAGTTCGATAAACGTGGTCGCCGGCAGTCGCCAGACACTCTATACGGACGATGTGCACCAGTACGCAGGCTTCTACGGCGCCGACGGCCGGCTCTTGCTGGCCAAGCGCCGCCGGGATGAGGACAGCTGGCAAATCCACCCCACCGAATTCACCACCGACCTGAAGGACGCCCACAACACCATCAGCCTTGTGGTGGACGGGCGGGGTTACCTGCACCTGGCCTGGGGTCACCACAACACCCCCCTCAACTACAGCCGCAGCGTCGAACCGGGCAGCCTGATCATGGGCGAGCCGAGCGCTATGGTCGGCGAGGCGGAACGGAGCGTGACCTATCCGCAGTTTTTCCGGCTCGCGGACGGCAACCTGTTGTTCCTCTACCGGGACGGGGGCTCCGGCAATGGCCGCCTGGTGCTCAACCATTACGCCGCTGAACAGCAGAAGTGGTCCCGGCGCCAGAGCAACCTGATCGACGGTGAATCCCAACGCAGCGCCTACTGGGACATGAGCATTGATAAAAACGGTCGTCTACATCTGGCCTGGAATTGGCGGGAAACCCCGGACGTGGCCAGCAACCACGACCTGCTCTACGCCCGCTCCGACGACGGGGGCAAAAGTTGGCAGCGCAGCGATGGCAGTGACTATAAACTGCCGATCACACAAGCCCGCGCCGAAGTTGCCGCCGCTATCCCACAAAACCGCAACCTGATGAACCCGCCCGCGGTGGACGCGAATCATCGGGGCCAGCCTGTTATCGCTTCCTACTGGTCACCGGAGAAGATAGCCCGCCCCCGCTTCAATCTCGTCTACCGGGACGAGCGCGGCTGGCACACAATCCCGGGGCCTGAAGCGGGAGAGGATTTCACATTGCGGGGGCACGGCACCAAACGTCCGCCAATATCACGCGCAGCGCTGCTGGTGGAATCCGGGAAGGACAAGGGCGCCCACCTGATCTACCGCGACGACAGCCGAGGCGGCCGCGTGCTGGCCGCCTCCCTGGACGACCTGCACAGGCCGAAGTGGCATTTCCGCTATCTCACGGAGAAAAACGTCGGCGCCTGGGAACCGTCGATCGATCCGGCGCAGTGGCAGCGGATGAAACAGGCCCAACTGCTGTTGCAACCGGTGGCGCAGCTGGATGGCGATGACAGCACTGGCAGCGACGCCAAACCCTCGCCGCTGAGCCTGTTGATCTGGGGGCCGGTCAGGGAAAATCACCAACGTCGCGGGGCCGCTGATGACGATACCAAAGCTACCGGCCCCTGA
- a CDS encoding glycoside hydrolase family 2 TIM barrel-domain containing protein, with protein sequence MGNFYRDNLGLLSSGLLAASVMLLAACDRQSDPKSINPSANSAATEINDWENPEVFQINKEPARATFYAYESRQLADAGKRENSRYFRSLDGEWKFNWVRKPGDRPVDFWKADFDASGWGTIQVPSNWELQGHGIPHYVNIPYVFPADQPRIPHDYNPVGSYIKTLEIPDDWQGRQVFLHFGAVNSAMYLWVNGQKVGYSQGSKLPAEFNITRYVKPGDNKIAVEVYRWSDGSYLEDQDSWSLSGIDREVFAFATPDTHIRDFTVTSDLDESYRNGAFALELDFASAEAGTTPAELTVAVSDGDKVVFSESQTVEAGGDTRFQVAGKIDGVKPWSAETPNLYQLIIEARIGEDTQVIEQAIGFRNLKMENGQFLVNGVPVTIRGVNRHEHDPRTGKVLTRESMIRDIQLMKELNINAVRTSHYPNDPRWYELTDQYGLYVLDEANIESHEYMDTGNKVAEKDPSAREKYHLGYKPEWEAAHLARVANMVERDKNHPSVILWSLGNEAGLGPAFEKSAQWIRDNEPSRPVTYGGWGTVDGHSTLEYVDIYTPMYDFIHEMVDYAESNPSQPMIQAEYAHAMGNSIGNLQEYWDTIYHYPQLQGGFIWDWVDQTLFKTNAEGVEIMAYGGDFGESPRPDSDNFLANGVIQSDRTLNPHAWEVKKVYQPLKFEADKPQSLESGLKFTLWNRHNFLSADKFEIRWRLLEDGRQIAEGEGPALSTKAGEREKFQLQLPEYDAKPQAEYHLTIEAVAGRNVIPLLDEGYVVAWDQFQLHSPTKAGAAQQTETKVSVEDSDRGLTVSGKNFSVRFDKSSGEMVSYEVDGRELLLKGLTPNLWRAPTDNDVPWMLKDLTWKTATQEAQLTEFRHDVDGAYSAVVTILHQLGKQTAEFATEYRIHGSGEIHVRAHLKPLQDSLPVLPRVGMNLVLKGDYKQLQWFGRGPQENYEDRKTGAAVGLYSAQVDSQYHDYSRPQETGNKTDVRWMSLVDDSGSGLRIEAEQLLSMSALPVLQSDLEHDRKSVRLHGAEIKPKDLVSVNIDWKQMGVGGDNSWGARPLEKYQIPAASYSYGFRLIPLKPTAPVLAAGN encoded by the coding sequence ATGGGCAATTTCTACAGAGACAATCTCGGGCTGCTGTCGAGCGGCCTGCTCGCCGCCAGCGTAATGCTCCTGGCGGCATGCGATCGCCAGTCGGATCCCAAATCAATAAACCCGTCCGCAAATTCCGCGGCGACGGAAATCAACGACTGGGAAAACCCCGAGGTCTTTCAGATCAATAAGGAACCGGCAAGAGCGACCTTCTATGCCTATGAAAGCCGGCAGCTGGCAGACGCGGGCAAGCGGGAAAACTCCCGCTACTTCCGCTCATTAGACGGCGAGTGGAAATTCAACTGGGTCAGGAAACCCGGCGATCGCCCGGTGGATTTCTGGAAGGCGGACTTCGACGCTTCCGGCTGGGGCACCATCCAGGTGCCTTCAAACTGGGAACTGCAGGGGCATGGCATCCCCCACTACGTCAATATTCCCTACGTCTTCCCCGCCGACCAGCCGCGGATTCCCCACGATTACAACCCGGTGGGCTCCTATATCAAGACTCTGGAAATACCGGACGACTGGCAGGGCAGGCAAGTATTCCTCCACTTCGGGGCGGTCAATTCCGCCATGTACCTGTGGGTCAACGGCCAGAAGGTCGGTTACAGCCAGGGTTCGAAACTGCCGGCGGAGTTCAACATCACCCGCTACGTAAAACCCGGTGACAACAAAATTGCCGTGGAAGTGTACCGCTGGTCCGATGGCAGTTATCTGGAAGACCAGGACAGCTGGAGCCTGAGCGGCATCGATCGTGAAGTCTTTGCCTTCGCCACCCCCGATACCCACATCCGCGACTTTACCGTTACCAGCGACCTGGACGAAAGCTACCGCAATGGGGCCTTCGCCCTGGAGCTGGATTTTGCCAGCGCTGAGGCGGGGACAACACCCGCCGAACTGACAGTTGCGGTGAGCGATGGAGACAAAGTTGTATTCAGCGAATCCCAAACCGTCGAAGCCGGTGGCGATACCCGCTTCCAGGTGGCGGGAAAAATCGACGGGGTCAAGCCCTGGTCGGCGGAAACGCCAAACCTCTACCAATTGATTATCGAAGCCAGGATCGGTGAAGACACCCAGGTTATCGAGCAGGCCATCGGCTTCCGAAATCTGAAGATGGAAAACGGCCAGTTCCTGGTTAACGGGGTTCCGGTGACCATTCGCGGCGTCAACCGCCACGAGCACGATCCACGCACCGGCAAGGTACTGACCCGCGAGAGCATGATCCGCGATATCCAGCTGATGAAAGAGCTGAATATCAACGCCGTGCGGACCTCCCACTACCCCAACGATCCACGCTGGTATGAACTCACCGACCAGTACGGCTTGTATGTGTTGGACGAGGCCAATATCGAGTCCCACGAATATATGGATACTGGCAACAAGGTCGCGGAAAAAGATCCGTCCGCGCGCGAAAAATACCACCTCGGCTACAAACCGGAGTGGGAAGCCGCGCACCTGGCGCGGGTCGCCAACATGGTGGAACGGGACAAAAACCATCCATCGGTGATTCTCTGGTCCCTGGGTAACGAAGCGGGGCTGGGTCCGGCGTTCGAGAAGAGCGCGCAGTGGATACGCGATAACGAACCCTCCCGCCCGGTGACCTACGGCGGCTGGGGTACGGTGGACGGCCACTCCACCCTGGAGTACGTGGATATCTATACGCCCATGTACGACTTTATTCACGAGATGGTCGACTACGCCGAAAGCAACCCCAGCCAACCGATGATCCAGGCGGAATATGCCCACGCCATGGGCAACAGCATCGGCAACCTGCAGGAGTACTGGGATACCATCTATCACTATCCGCAATTGCAGGGCGGCTTTATCTGGGACTGGGTGGACCAGACACTGTTCAAGACCAACGCCGAGGGCGTTGAGATCATGGCCTACGGCGGCGACTTCGGCGAAAGCCCGCGGCCGGACTCGGACAACTTCCTGGCCAACGGCGTAATACAATCGGACCGCACTCTTAACCCCCATGCCTGGGAAGTAAAAAAAGTTTACCAGCCGTTGAAGTTCGAGGCGGACAAGCCGCAATCCCTGGAATCCGGCCTCAAGTTCACCTTGTGGAACCGCCACAACTTCCTGTCCGCCGATAAATTCGAGATTCGTTGGCGGCTGTTGGAGGATGGCCGCCAGATAGCGGAAGGCGAAGGTCCCGCGCTGAGCACCAAAGCCGGGGAGCGGGAGAAATTCCAACTCCAGCTGCCCGAATACGATGCCAAACCCCAAGCGGAATATCACCTGACCATCGAGGCGGTTGCCGGGCGAAACGTTATTCCGCTGCTCGATGAGGGCTATGTAGTCGCATGGGACCAGTTCCAGCTCCACAGCCCGACAAAGGCAGGAGCGGCGCAGCAAACCGAAACAAAAGTCAGCGTTGAGGACAGTGACCGCGGACTGACAGTATCCGGCAAAAACTTCTCCGTGCGATTCGACAAATCCAGTGGGGAGATGGTGTCCTACGAGGTCGATGGCAGGGAATTGTTGCTCAAAGGGTTGACGCCCAACCTGTGGCGGGCCCCCACCGACAACGACGTCCCCTGGATGCTGAAGGATCTCACCTGGAAGACCGCCACCCAGGAAGCACAGCTGACGGAATTCCGCCATGATGTCGATGGCGCCTACAGCGCCGTCGTCACCATTCTGCATCAGCTCGGAAAACAGACCGCTGAATTCGCCACCGAGTACCGGATACACGGCTCCGGCGAAATCCACGTGCGCGCCCATCTCAAACCGTTGCAGGACAGTCTACCCGTCCTTCCCCGGGTGGGCATGAACCTGGTGCTGAAAGGCGACTACAAGCAACTGCAGTGGTTCGGCCGCGGTCCGCAGGAAAACTACGAGGACCGCAAGACCGGCGCCGCTGTGGGTCTCTACAGCGCCCAGGTGGACTCGCAGTACCACGACTACTCGCGTCCCCAGGAAACCGGCAACAAGACCGATGTGCGTTGGATGTCCCTGGTGGACGACAGCGGTTCCGGCCTGCGGATCGAAGCCGAACAGCTGTTGAGTATGTCGGCGCTGCCGGTACTGCAGTCGGACCTGGAACACGATCGTAAATCCGTTCGCCTGCACGGTGCGGAAATAAAGCCGAAAGACCTGGTCAGCGTGAATATCGACTGGAAACAGATGGGTGTCGGCGGCGACAATTCCTGGGGTGCCAGGCCGCTGGAGAAATACCAGATCCCGGCTGCGTCCTACAGCTATGGGTTCCGTCTGATTCCCCTGAAGCCGACAGCGCCGGTGCTTGCTGCAGGCAATTAA
- a CDS encoding beta-galactosidase: MKSTAKTTFILTFLLLLSTHSSGQNLPRQDSILYGVAYYDEYAPGDRLEEDVRMMMSAGINVVRIAESTWGTLERKPGVFDFTHVDRVLAAMNKAGIKVIVGTPTYAIPAWLAHAHPDVLVTTPRGRAPFGPRQNMDITHPEFRKAAERVITALVKHVRNNPAVIGYQVDNETKPYDNVGESLQRAFVERLKSRYPDLDTFNKQFGMDYWSNRINDWDEFPDVTGTVNASISAAFAEFQRDTVTEYLAWQATLVREHARPDQFVTHNFDLGWKGHSYGIQPVVNHFDAARALDIAGVDIYHPSQHRLTGVEIAFGGDLTRSLKGGKNYFVIETQAQGFPEWTPLPGQLRLQAYSHLASGANMVAYWHWGTTANSTETYWRGLLSQDFQPNAPYREAKVIGAELARIGPQLVNMRKNNRIAIYVSNRAQTAFNAFKFGAWKNGKSYNEVMRPFYDALYRMNAEADIIDPTTSDLSNYKLIVVPALYAATDAEIQRLNDFAKAGGHLLYTFKSGFSNENVKVRPVIQPGLIAEAAGVQYQQFAIPDQVTLDGDPYNAGEDANEVRWWMELLTPTSAEVIARYRHKGWGDYAAITRNKWGKGEVTYLGFMPTEALIDKIMQDSVTRAGLWGAHQSLKFPTVVRSGELANGHRVHYIFNYSADEARVNYAFGDGSELLSNKAVEKGESLELGPWGVAIVEEHGSVQ, translated from the coding sequence ATGAAATCAACAGCCAAGACAACTTTTATTCTTACATTCTTACTGCTGCTCTCGACGCATTCTTCCGGCCAAAATTTGCCGCGGCAGGATTCCATCCTGTATGGCGTCGCATATTATGATGAATATGCGCCAGGTGATCGCCTGGAGGAGGATGTCCGCATGATGATGTCCGCCGGCATCAATGTGGTCAGGATAGCCGAGTCGACCTGGGGCACCCTGGAGCGCAAACCCGGCGTCTTCGACTTTACGCACGTCGACCGCGTTCTCGCCGCCATGAACAAGGCCGGCATAAAGGTGATTGTCGGAACCCCCACCTACGCCATCCCCGCCTGGTTGGCCCACGCACACCCGGACGTCCTGGTTACAACGCCGCGGGGCCGGGCCCCATTCGGGCCGAGACAGAACATGGATATCACCCATCCGGAATTTCGCAAGGCGGCCGAGCGCGTCATCACAGCACTGGTGAAGCATGTGCGGAACAATCCGGCAGTTATCGGCTACCAGGTGGATAACGAGACCAAGCCCTACGACAATGTCGGGGAAAGCCTGCAACGGGCGTTTGTTGAGAGGCTGAAAAGCCGCTATCCGGACCTCGATACCTTCAATAAACAGTTCGGCATGGATTACTGGAGCAACCGCATCAATGACTGGGATGAATTCCCGGACGTGACAGGCACAGTCAACGCGAGCATCTCAGCCGCATTTGCCGAGTTCCAGAGAGATACCGTTACAGAATACCTCGCCTGGCAGGCCACGCTTGTCCGTGAACATGCCCGACCCGACCAGTTTGTCACGCACAATTTCGACCTCGGCTGGAAGGGGCATTCCTACGGTATCCAACCGGTCGTCAATCACTTCGATGCGGCGCGAGCCCTGGATATCGCCGGTGTCGATATCTACCATCCGAGCCAGCATCGTCTAACCGGAGTGGAAATCGCCTTTGGCGGCGACCTCACCCGGTCCCTCAAGGGCGGGAAAAACTATTTCGTGATTGAAACCCAGGCCCAGGGCTTTCCGGAATGGACGCCCCTCCCCGGCCAGCTCCGCCTGCAGGCATACAGCCACCTCGCTTCCGGCGCGAACATGGTGGCCTATTGGCACTGGGGAACCACGGCGAACTCCACCGAGACCTATTGGCGAGGCCTGCTGAGCCAGGATTTCCAGCCCAACGCCCCCTATCGGGAAGCCAAGGTAATCGGTGCTGAACTCGCCCGGATCGGACCGCAGTTGGTCAATATGCGCAAGAACAACCGCATTGCCATTTATGTCAGCAACCGGGCGCAAACCGCCTTCAACGCGTTCAAGTTCGGTGCCTGGAAGAACGGCAAATCCTACAATGAGGTCATGCGGCCCTTCTACGACGCGCTCTACCGCATGAATGCGGAAGCGGATATCATCGATCCCACCACGAGCGATCTGTCGAACTACAAACTCATCGTGGTTCCCGCCCTGTATGCGGCAACGGACGCTGAAATTCAGCGCTTGAACGATTTCGCCAAGGCCGGAGGACATCTGCTCTATACCTTCAAAAGTGGATTCTCCAATGAGAATGTGAAGGTCCGGCCGGTAATCCAGCCCGGTCTTATCGCCGAAGCCGCGGGTGTCCAATACCAGCAGTTTGCCATTCCGGACCAGGTCACACTGGATGGGGACCCCTACAATGCCGGTGAGGACGCCAACGAGGTGCGTTGGTGGATGGAACTTCTGACCCCCACAAGCGCGGAGGTGATAGCCCGCTACCGGCACAAGGGATGGGGAGACTACGCCGCAATCACCCGCAACAAGTGGGGCAAAGGCGAAGTGACTTACCTGGGCTTTATGCCCACCGAGGCGCTGATCGACAAAATAATGCAAGATAGCGTCACAAGGGCCGGCCTCTGGGGAGCGCATCAATCCCTGAAGTTTCCCACCGTGGTGCGCAGCGGCGAGCTGGCAAACGGTCACAGGGTTCACTACATCTTCAATTATTCGGCAGACGAGGCCCGGGTGAACTACGCATTTGGTGACGGAAGCGAACTGCTTTCCAACAAAGCCGTCGAGAAAGGGGAGTCGCTGGAACTGGGTCCTTGGGGTGTTGCCATTGTAGAGGAACACGGTTCAGTCCAGTGA
- the uxuA gene encoding mannonate dehydratase — MRESWRWFGPNDPVSLDDIRQAGATDIVSALHHIPTGEVWPVDAIRRHQASIETADPGRSPLTWSVVESIPVHEDIKLSRPGHQVYVDNWIASMENLAECGIKVICYNFMPVIDWTRTDLSYRLPSGAYALRFDQRKFAAFDLFILERKDAESDYSEQEIAEAKATFSAMTEKEKQRLTKNIIAGLPGRMTDSYRLDDFRSALENYRGIDRDTLRRNLFAFLARVLPIAEKLGVKLAIHPDDPPRDMLGLPRIICTAEDLECLFGELPSPANGMTLCVGTYGSRPDNDLPEMARRFSPRIHFAHLRGVSRDADEQRSFYEANHLESDIDMVQVIWNLLAEEQRRGDSAPKIFIRPDHGHQMMDDIGKTVNPGYSAIGRLKGLAEIRGVIRALSVNHLS; from the coding sequence ATGCGTGAATCCTGGAGATGGTTTGGTCCGAACGATCCGGTCAGCCTGGACGATATCCGCCAGGCCGGCGCCACCGATATAGTGAGCGCTCTGCACCATATTCCCACTGGGGAGGTGTGGCCAGTGGATGCGATCCGCAGGCACCAGGCATCGATCGAAACCGCCGATCCCGGCCGCTCTCCGTTAACGTGGTCGGTGGTTGAAAGCATTCCTGTCCACGAAGATATCAAGTTGTCCAGGCCCGGGCACCAGGTCTATGTGGACAACTGGATTGCCAGCATGGAAAACCTGGCTGAGTGCGGGATAAAAGTCATCTGCTACAACTTTATGCCGGTGATCGACTGGACCCGGACCGACCTCAGTTACCGGCTGCCCAGCGGCGCCTACGCGCTGCGTTTCGACCAGAGAAAATTCGCGGCCTTTGACCTGTTTATCCTGGAACGGAAAGATGCCGAGAGCGACTATTCGGAACAGGAGATTGCCGAAGCCAAGGCAACCTTCTCCGCAATGACAGAGAAGGAAAAACAGCGGCTCACCAAAAACATCATCGCCGGATTACCCGGCAGAATGACCGACAGTTACAGGCTGGATGATTTCCGCTCCGCACTGGAGAACTACCGCGGAATCGACCGGGACACCCTGCGCAGGAACCTCTTTGCTTTCCTCGCCCGGGTACTGCCGATAGCCGAAAAGCTGGGTGTCAAACTGGCCATACATCCGGACGATCCGCCGAGGGACATGCTCGGCCTACCCAGGATCATTTGCACCGCCGAGGACCTGGAATGCCTCTTCGGGGAACTCCCCAGCCCGGCCAATGGCATGACCCTTTGTGTAGGCACCTACGGCAGCAGGCCGGACAACGACCTGCCGGAAATGGCTCGCCGCTTCAGTCCGCGTATTCACTTTGCGCATCTGCGCGGCGTAAGCCGCGATGCCGACGAACAAAGGTCATTCTATGAGGCCAACCACCTGGAAAGCGATATCGATATGGTCCAGGTGATCTGGAACCTGCTGGCAGAGGAGCAGAGAAGGGGCGATTCCGCACCAAAAATATTCATCCGCCCCGATCACGGACACCAGATGATGGACGATATTGGCAAAACAGTGAATCCGGGTTACTCGGCCATTGGCCGCCTGAAGGGACTGGCGGAAATCCGCGGGGTTATCCGGGCACTCTCTGTCAACCACTTGAGTTGA